A portion of the Anabas testudineus chromosome 22, fAnaTes1.2, whole genome shotgun sequence genome contains these proteins:
- the mvb12ba gene encoding multivesicular body subunit 12Ba isoform X1, producing MSYMCTNSIKMPEVRELSEALPEMPMDPITGVGVVASRNRAPTGYDVVSTTTDGLDADLWKDGLFKSKVTRYLCFTRVFSKENSHLGNVLVDMKLIDIKDTLPVGFIPIQETVDTQEQAFRKRRLCIKFIPRDSTEAAICDIRILGRSKQAPPQYTFIGELNNMGIWYRMGNVTRAQDSIQTPTTNNIQNVNSSSSSAPVPAAPMPKHISMTLPASFRGKNTTRPDYEHQNSNLYAISAMDGVPFMISEKFACASSDLEQVDLMGITIKSLAEIEKEYDYSFRTEHSAAARLPPSPTRTSLSSEA from the exons ATGTCGTATATGTGTACA AACTCCATAAAGATGCCTGAGGTTCGAGAACTGTCTGAAGCTTTGCCAGAAATGCCCATGGACCCAATCACAGGAGTTGGAGTGGTAGCCTCCAGGAACAGGGCACCCACTGGATATGATGTG GTCTCTACAACAACAGATGGCCTGGATGCTGACCTGTGGAAAGATGGCCTTTTCAAATCCAAGGTGACCCGCTACCTCTGCTTCACCAGGGTCTTCTCTAAAGAAAAC AGCCACTTGGGCAACGTTCTTGTGGACATGAAGCTGATAGATATAAAGGACACTCTGCCCGTGGGCTTTATTCCGATCCAGGAGACTGTTGACACAC AGGAACAGGCCTTCAGGAAGAGGCGACTCTGCATCAAGTTCATCCCACGGGATTCCACAGAGGCAGCCATCTGTGACATCCGCATTCTGGGACGCTCTAAGCAGGCCCCCCCTCAGTACACCTTTATAGG AGAGCTCAACAACATGGGAATCTGGTATCGCATGGGCAACGTCACTAGGGCCCAGGACTCCATTCAAACACCTACTACCAACAACATCCAGAATGTGaactcctcctccagctctgcccCGGTTCCAGCAGCTCCTATGCCCAA GCATATTTCCATGACCCTCCCAGCCAGCTTTAGAGGGAAGAACACTACCAGACCAGACTATGAGCACCAGAACTCCAACCTGTATGCTATCTCAG CAATGGATGGAGTGCCTTTCATGATCTCTGAGAAGTTTGCCTGTGCTTCATCTGAT CTGGAGCAGGTGGATCTGATGGGCATCACAATAAAGTCGCTGGCTGAGATTGAAAAAGAG TATGATTACAGTTTCCGCACAGAGCACAGTGCAGCTGCTCGCCTCCCTCCCAGTCCCACACGGACCTCCCTGAGCTCTGAAGCCTGA
- the mvb12ba gene encoding multivesicular body subunit 12Ba isoform X2, whose protein sequence is MPEVRELSEALPEMPMDPITGVGVVASRNRAPTGYDVVSTTTDGLDADLWKDGLFKSKVTRYLCFTRVFSKENSHLGNVLVDMKLIDIKDTLPVGFIPIQETVDTQEQAFRKRRLCIKFIPRDSTEAAICDIRILGRSKQAPPQYTFIGELNNMGIWYRMGNVTRAQDSIQTPTTNNIQNVNSSSSSAPVPAAPMPKHISMTLPASFRGKNTTRPDYEHQNSNLYAISAMDGVPFMISEKFACASSDLEQVDLMGITIKSLAEIEKEYDYSFRTEHSAAARLPPSPTRTSLSSEA, encoded by the exons ATGCCTGAGGTTCGAGAACTGTCTGAAGCTTTGCCAGAAATGCCCATGGACCCAATCACAGGAGTTGGAGTGGTAGCCTCCAGGAACAGGGCACCCACTGGATATGATGTG GTCTCTACAACAACAGATGGCCTGGATGCTGACCTGTGGAAAGATGGCCTTTTCAAATCCAAGGTGACCCGCTACCTCTGCTTCACCAGGGTCTTCTCTAAAGAAAAC AGCCACTTGGGCAACGTTCTTGTGGACATGAAGCTGATAGATATAAAGGACACTCTGCCCGTGGGCTTTATTCCGATCCAGGAGACTGTTGACACAC AGGAACAGGCCTTCAGGAAGAGGCGACTCTGCATCAAGTTCATCCCACGGGATTCCACAGAGGCAGCCATCTGTGACATCCGCATTCTGGGACGCTCTAAGCAGGCCCCCCCTCAGTACACCTTTATAGG AGAGCTCAACAACATGGGAATCTGGTATCGCATGGGCAACGTCACTAGGGCCCAGGACTCCATTCAAACACCTACTACCAACAACATCCAGAATGTGaactcctcctccagctctgcccCGGTTCCAGCAGCTCCTATGCCCAA GCATATTTCCATGACCCTCCCAGCCAGCTTTAGAGGGAAGAACACTACCAGACCAGACTATGAGCACCAGAACTCCAACCTGTATGCTATCTCAG CAATGGATGGAGTGCCTTTCATGATCTCTGAGAAGTTTGCCTGTGCTTCATCTGAT CTGGAGCAGGTGGATCTGATGGGCATCACAATAAAGTCGCTGGCTGAGATTGAAAAAGAG TATGATTACAGTTTCCGCACAGAGCACAGTGCAGCTGCTCGCCTCCCTCCCAGTCCCACACGGACCTCCCTGAGCTCTGAAGCCTGA